The following coding sequences lie in one Phyllopteryx taeniolatus isolate TA_2022b chromosome 4, UOR_Ptae_1.2, whole genome shotgun sequence genomic window:
- the LOC133477277 gene encoding uncharacterized protein LOC133477277 isoform X7 — MRLSVADGQFCATEEDEEYVPHSVAAPSPTVTVPRAPDACSGDSIVCVSKDLPAALFRHVFIMLIQPDTEAGRRERGTIAPQIEESRCHNTKGQRRCHPTSRLRCRSPLAHCDGGRTGDLKISGQGLLWKRDLCIVPRLYCGLLSSRVGK; from the exons ATGCGTTTATCTGTGGCTGATGGACag TTCTGTGCAacggaggaggatgaagaatacGTGCCGCACTCAG ttGCCGCACCGAGTCCCACGGTGACTGTTCCCCGTGCTCCAGACGCCTGCTCGGGCGatagcattgtgtgtgtgtccaaagaCCTGCCGGCTGCCCTATTCCGCCACGTCTTTATCATGCTAATACAGCCAGACACGGAAGCAGGGAGGCGGGAGAGGGGAACGATAGCTCCGCAAATAGAGGAGAg CCGCTGCCACAACACAAAAGGTCAACGCCGCTGCCACCCGACAAGCCGCCTCAGATGCCGGAGCCCGCTTGCTCACTGTGACGGCGGCCGCACAGGTGACTTGAAGATTTCAGGACAAGGTTTGTTGTGGAAGCGAGATCTGTGCATTGTTCCCCGGCTGTATTGCGGTTTACTTTCCTCCAGGGTtgggaagtaa
- the LOC133477277 gene encoding uncharacterized protein LOC133477277 isoform X6, translated as MDINRRHRLLHSLSSMMFCATEEDEEYVPHSVAAPSPTVTVPRAPDACSGDSIVCVSKDLPAALFRHVFIMLIQPDTEAGRRERGTIAPQIEESRCHNTKGQRRCHPTSRLRCRSPLAHCDGGRTGDLKISGQGLLWKRDLCIVPRLYCGLLSSRVGK; from the exons atggaTATAAATCG CCGTCACAGGCTCCTGCACTCGCTGTCATCCATGATG TTCTGTGCAacggaggaggatgaagaatacGTGCCGCACTCAG ttGCCGCACCGAGTCCCACGGTGACTGTTCCCCGTGCTCCAGACGCCTGCTCGGGCGatagcattgtgtgtgtgtccaaagaCCTGCCGGCTGCCCTATTCCGCCACGTCTTTATCATGCTAATACAGCCAGACACGGAAGCAGGGAGGCGGGAGAGGGGAACGATAGCTCCGCAAATAGAGGAGAg CCGCTGCCACAACACAAAAGGTCAACGCCGCTGCCACCCGACAAGCCGCCTCAGATGCCGGAGCCCGCTTGCTCACTGTGACGGCGGCCGCACAGGTGACTTGAAGATTTCAGGACAAGGTTTGTTGTGGAAGCGAGATCTGTGCATTGTTCCCCGGCTGTATTGCGGTTTACTTTCCTCCAGGGTtgggaagtaa
- the LOC133477277 gene encoding uncharacterized protein LOC133477277 isoform X3 has protein sequence MMFPEQILSCRRAGGKLAVGFNTFKIRRLHLLLVSFSHLYFAFVFFFFSCYKRRRIQHMFCATEEDEEYVPHSVAAPSPTVTVPRAPDACSGDSIVCVSKDLPAALFRHVFIMLIQPDTEAGRRERGTIAPQIEESRCHNTKGQRRCHPTSRLRCRSPLAHCDGGRTGDLKISGQGATCCQNH, from the exons ATGATGTTCCCAGAGCAGATACTCAGCTGCCGAAGAGCAGGAGGAAAACTCGCAGTGGGGTTTAATACTTTTAAGATTAGAAGATTACATTTGTTATTGGTATCATTCTCACACTTATACTtcgcttttgtgtttttttttttttcttgttacaaAAGAAGGAGAATCCAACACATG TTCTGTGCAacggaggaggatgaagaatacGTGCCGCACTCAG ttGCCGCACCGAGTCCCACGGTGACTGTTCCCCGTGCTCCAGACGCCTGCTCGGGCGatagcattgtgtgtgtgtccaaagaCCTGCCGGCTGCCCTATTCCGCCACGTCTTTATCATGCTAATACAGCCAGACACGGAAGCAGGGAGGCGGGAGAGGGGAACGATAGCTCCGCAAATAGAGGAGAg CCGCTGCCACAACACAAAAGGTCAACGCCGCTGCCACCCGACAAGCCGCCTCAGATGCCGGAGCCCGCTTGCTCACTGTGACGGCGGCCGCACAGGTGACTTGAAGATTTCAGGACAAG
- the LOC133477277 gene encoding uncharacterized protein LOC133477277 isoform X4 produces MMFPEQILSCRRAGGKLAVGFNTFKIRRLHLLLVSFSHLYFAFVFFFFSCYKRRRIQHMFCATEEDEEYVPHSVAAPSPTVTVPRAPDACSGDSIVCVSKDLPAALFRHVFIMLIQPDTEAGRRERGTIAPQIEESRCHNTKGQRRCHPTSRLRCRSPLAHCDGGRTGDLKISGQGS; encoded by the exons ATGATGTTCCCAGAGCAGATACTCAGCTGCCGAAGAGCAGGAGGAAAACTCGCAGTGGGGTTTAATACTTTTAAGATTAGAAGATTACATTTGTTATTGGTATCATTCTCACACTTATACTtcgcttttgtgtttttttttttttcttgttacaaAAGAAGGAGAATCCAACACATG TTCTGTGCAacggaggaggatgaagaatacGTGCCGCACTCAG ttGCCGCACCGAGTCCCACGGTGACTGTTCCCCGTGCTCCAGACGCCTGCTCGGGCGatagcattgtgtgtgtgtccaaagaCCTGCCGGCTGCCCTATTCCGCCACGTCTTTATCATGCTAATACAGCCAGACACGGAAGCAGGGAGGCGGGAGAGGGGAACGATAGCTCCGCAAATAGAGGAGAg CCGCTGCCACAACACAAAAGGTCAACGCCGCTGCCACCCGACAAGCCGCCTCAGATGCCGGAGCCCGCTTGCTCACTGTGACGGCGGCCGCACAGGTGACTTGAAGATTTCAGGACAAG
- the LOC133477277 gene encoding uncharacterized protein LOC133477277 isoform X1, which translates to MMFPEQILSCRRAGGKLAVGFNTFKIRRLHLLLVSFSHLYFAFVFFFFSCYKRRRIQHMFCATEEDEEYVPHSVAAPSPTVTVPRAPDACSGDSIVCVSKDLPAALFRHVFIMLIQPDTEAGRRERGTIAPQIEESRCHNTKGQRRCHPTSRLRCRSPLAHCDGGRTGDLKISGQGLLWKRDLCIVPRLYCGLLSSRVGK; encoded by the exons ATGATGTTCCCAGAGCAGATACTCAGCTGCCGAAGAGCAGGAGGAAAACTCGCAGTGGGGTTTAATACTTTTAAGATTAGAAGATTACATTTGTTATTGGTATCATTCTCACACTTATACTtcgcttttgtgtttttttttttttcttgttacaaAAGAAGGAGAATCCAACACATG TTCTGTGCAacggaggaggatgaagaatacGTGCCGCACTCAG ttGCCGCACCGAGTCCCACGGTGACTGTTCCCCGTGCTCCAGACGCCTGCTCGGGCGatagcattgtgtgtgtgtccaaagaCCTGCCGGCTGCCCTATTCCGCCACGTCTTTATCATGCTAATACAGCCAGACACGGAAGCAGGGAGGCGGGAGAGGGGAACGATAGCTCCGCAAATAGAGGAGAg CCGCTGCCACAACACAAAAGGTCAACGCCGCTGCCACCCGACAAGCCGCCTCAGATGCCGGAGCCCGCTTGCTCACTGTGACGGCGGCCGCACAGGTGACTTGAAGATTTCAGGACAAGGTTTGTTGTGGAAGCGAGATCTGTGCATTGTTCCCCGGCTGTATTGCGGTTTACTTTCCTCCAGGGTtgggaagtaa
- the LOC133477277 gene encoding uncharacterized protein LOC133477277 isoform X5 yields the protein MMFPEQILSCRRAGGKLAVGFNTFKIRRLHLLLVSFSHLYFAFVFFFFSCYKRRRIQHMFCATEEDEEYVPHSVAAPSPTVTVPRAPDACSGDSIVCVSKDLPAALFRHVFIMLIQPDTEAGRRERGTIAPQIEESRCHNTKGQRRCHPTSRLRCRSPLAHCDGGRTGS from the exons ATGATGTTCCCAGAGCAGATACTCAGCTGCCGAAGAGCAGGAGGAAAACTCGCAGTGGGGTTTAATACTTTTAAGATTAGAAGATTACATTTGTTATTGGTATCATTCTCACACTTATACTtcgcttttgtgtttttttttttttcttgttacaaAAGAAGGAGAATCCAACACATG TTCTGTGCAacggaggaggatgaagaatacGTGCCGCACTCAG ttGCCGCACCGAGTCCCACGGTGACTGTTCCCCGTGCTCCAGACGCCTGCTCGGGCGatagcattgtgtgtgtgtccaaagaCCTGCCGGCTGCCCTATTCCGCCACGTCTTTATCATGCTAATACAGCCAGACACGGAAGCAGGGAGGCGGGAGAGGGGAACGATAGCTCCGCAAATAGAGGAGAg CCGCTGCCACAACACAAAAGGTCAACGCCGCTGCCACCCGACAAGCCGCCTCAGATGCCGGAGCCCGCTTGCTCACTGTGACGGCGGCCGCACAG
- the LOC133477277 gene encoding uncharacterized protein LOC133477277 isoform X2, translating into MMFPEQILSCRRAGGKLAVGFNTFKIRRLHLLLVSFSHLYFAFVFFFFSCYKRRRIQHMFCATEEDEEYVPHSVAAPSPTVTVPRAPDACSGDSIVCVSKDLPAALFRHVFIMLIQPDTEAGRRERGTIAPQIEESRCHNTKGQRRCHPTSRLRCRSPLAHCDGGRTGDLKISGQDQMSAAVPRLT; encoded by the exons ATGATGTTCCCAGAGCAGATACTCAGCTGCCGAAGAGCAGGAGGAAAACTCGCAGTGGGGTTTAATACTTTTAAGATTAGAAGATTACATTTGTTATTGGTATCATTCTCACACTTATACTtcgcttttgtgtttttttttttttcttgttacaaAAGAAGGAGAATCCAACACATG TTCTGTGCAacggaggaggatgaagaatacGTGCCGCACTCAG ttGCCGCACCGAGTCCCACGGTGACTGTTCCCCGTGCTCCAGACGCCTGCTCGGGCGatagcattgtgtgtgtgtccaaagaCCTGCCGGCTGCCCTATTCCGCCACGTCTTTATCATGCTAATACAGCCAGACACGGAAGCAGGGAGGCGGGAGAGGGGAACGATAGCTCCGCAAATAGAGGAGAg CCGCTGCCACAACACAAAAGGTCAACGCCGCTGCCACCCGACAAGCCGCCTCAGATGCCGGAGCCCGCTTGCTCACTGTGACGGCGGCCGCACAGGTGACTTGAAGATTTCAGGACAAG